From Leptolyngbya sp. KIOST-1, one genomic window encodes:
- the gghA gene encoding glucosylglycerol hydrolase: MTVKDSASTLPPVVQPPLQPLVYLVEDETRTVLEWAATVGHSDDTYFQRGQRLARRLGAHYRRDGLTEFGFWTPELVADIIQSERTLELEILTPLQPIDFRAPQQTLRFQRDRLPVMQQGEFVWAVVAGVKPGSRDRAGSFYWLRYIDAEGRLNYIRDPLAYSLPYGVFAPAEVYDLRRLQQRRADLGYLARSSAPKGGIDPEIPRVPAPTNILQIHVKTASAEGSLEGLTRIYQRISDKLAAGENLTPAEAAYTGYDAVQLLPVEPTIEYRREDTNSEHEFFAIAETTALATDSLNQDEPHRDETSAHLTVTLRQPNTQNWGYDVPILGSAATNPSVLGSLRPDEIVEFIATLHTFSTGPIQLIYDLVYGHADNQGIELLTQQFFKGPNMYGQDLNHQLPQVRAILLEMQRRKINTGADGIRVDGGQDFRFFNPLSGRVEQDDVYLLAMSDVVQDIQGYRRRMFTIFEDGRPWPEAGWEEKSTYRELIEAKPGSFQWGPLIFAHNTPTLKGFWDRKWRRVCEVIFQGDHWITGCGNHDTVRRGNQIELDADINWNLGNTLPEALNRAYNNSATLLWVHGFSPGLPMDFLNASLETPWGFFRNTDDRYGVKVVSEEVGFLDWEIEPELYRQPHAFPQLKSLGFESLEQLKDFANALRQAMVETDYNLEEVAQICQHCLGEGADGMVCEVPALEELNQPSLPRFLATLDVPKLKQFAMAFMEDGHDMCNVAHYFGQANPDRGYFGMELRQFRRQRPWLRENLIGRDRFNRISDDERTIFYGYRIQPHAADHQPPQEVAMVAHMGGAPMTVNLGDWLQLDMAAWRVALTTPGLELGAQPDDLRAFELRDSQGVLLVNAAGG; the protein is encoded by the coding sequence GTGACCGTTAAAGACTCAGCCTCCACTCTGCCCCCCGTAGTTCAGCCGCCCCTCCAGCCCCTGGTTTACCTGGTCGAAGATGAAACCCGAACGGTACTTGAATGGGCCGCCACCGTGGGCCACTCCGACGACACCTACTTTCAGCGGGGCCAACGGCTGGCCCGGCGGCTGGGGGCCCACTACCGCCGCGACGGGCTGACCGAGTTTGGCTTCTGGACGCCAGAGCTGGTGGCCGACATCATTCAGTCGGAGCGCACCCTGGAGCTGGAGATTCTCACGCCGCTGCAGCCGATCGACTTTCGCGCCCCTCAGCAGACGCTCCGGTTTCAGCGCGATCGCCTGCCGGTAATGCAGCAGGGGGAGTTTGTCTGGGCGGTAGTGGCGGGGGTAAAGCCGGGCAGCCGCGATCGCGCCGGCAGCTTTTACTGGCTGCGCTACATTGACGCCGAGGGCCGACTCAACTACATTCGCGACCCGCTGGCCTACTCGCTGCCCTACGGCGTGTTTGCCCCCGCCGAAGTCTACGACCTCCGGCGGCTCCAGCAGCGGCGGGCCGACCTGGGCTACCTGGCCCGCAGTTCTGCCCCCAAGGGCGGCATCGACCCCGAAATTCCGCGCGTGCCCGCCCCCACCAACATTCTGCAAATCCACGTCAAGACCGCCTCCGCCGAGGGCAGCCTGGAGGGGCTGACCCGCATATACCAGCGCATTTCTGACAAGCTGGCCGCCGGGGAAAACCTCACCCCCGCTGAAGCCGCTTACACCGGCTACGACGCGGTGCAGCTGCTGCCGGTCGAACCCACAATTGAATATCGCCGCGAGGATACCAACAGCGAGCACGAGTTCTTTGCGATTGCCGAAACAACCGCTCTAGCCACCGATTCCTTAAATCAAGACGAACCCCATAGAGACGAAACCAGCGCCCACCTCACCGTCACCCTGCGCCAGCCCAACACCCAAAACTGGGGCTACGATGTGCCCATTCTGGGCTCGGCGGCCACCAACCCCAGCGTGCTGGGCAGCCTGCGCCCCGACGAAATCGTGGAGTTTATCGCCACGCTGCACACCTTCTCCACCGGCCCCATTCAGCTGATCTACGACCTGGTCTACGGCCACGCTGACAACCAGGGCATCGAGCTGCTCACCCAGCAGTTCTTCAAAGGCCCCAATATGTACGGCCAGGACCTCAACCACCAGCTGCCCCAGGTGCGAGCCATTTTGCTGGAGATGCAGCGGCGTAAAATCAACACCGGGGCCGACGGCATTCGCGTCGATGGCGGGCAGGATTTTCGCTTTTTCAACCCCCTCAGCGGGCGGGTTGAGCAGGACGATGTGTACCTGCTGGCCATGAGCGACGTGGTGCAGGATATCCAGGGCTATCGGCGGCGCATGTTCACCATCTTTGAGGATGGTCGCCCCTGGCCCGAGGCAGGCTGGGAAGAAAAATCGACCTACCGCGAGCTGATCGAGGCCAAGCCCGGCTCGTTTCAGTGGGGGCCGCTGATTTTTGCCCACAACACCCCCACCCTGAAGGGCTTCTGGGACCGCAAGTGGCGGCGGGTGTGCGAGGTGATTTTCCAGGGTGACCACTGGATCACCGGCTGCGGCAACCACGACACCGTACGCCGGGGCAACCAAATTGAGCTGGATGCCGACATCAACTGGAACCTGGGCAACACCCTGCCCGAAGCCCTCAACCGGGCCTACAACAACTCGGCCACCCTGCTGTGGGTGCACGGCTTTAGCCCCGGCCTGCCGATGGACTTTCTCAACGCCAGCCTGGAAACCCCCTGGGGCTTCTTTCGCAACACCGACGATCGCTACGGGGTCAAAGTGGTCTCTGAGGAAGTGGGCTTTTTGGACTGGGAGATTGAGCCCGAGCTGTACCGACAGCCCCACGCCTTTCCCCAGCTCAAGTCCCTCGGGTTTGAGAGCCTGGAGCAGCTGAAGGACTTTGCCAACGCTCTGCGCCAGGCCATGGTCGAAACCGACTACAACCTGGAAGAGGTGGCCCAGATTTGCCAACACTGCCTGGGCGAGGGAGCCGATGGCATGGTGTGTGAGGTGCCCGCCCTGGAAGAACTCAACCAGCCCAGCCTGCCCCGATTTTTGGCCACCCTCGATGTGCCCAAGCTGAAGCAGTTTGCCATGGCCTTTATGGAAGACGGCCACGACATGTGCAATGTGGCCCACTACTTTGGGCAGGCCAACCCCGATCGCGGCTACTTTGGCATGGAGCTGCGCCAGTTTCGGCGGCAGCGCCCCTGGCTGCGGGAGAACCTGATTGGCCGCGATCGCTTCAACCGCATCAGTGACGACGAGCGCACCATTTTCTATGGCTACCGCATTCAGCCCCACGCCGCCGACCACCAGCCGCCCCAGGAGGTGGCCATGGTAGCCCACATGGGGGGCGCGCCGATGACGGTCAACCTGGGCGACTGGCTCCAGCTCGATATGGCGGCCTGGCGGGTGGCCCTGACCACGCCGGGGCTGGAGCTGGGCGCGCAGCCCGACGACCTGCGCGCCTTTGAGCTGCGCGACAGCCAGGGGGTACTGCTGGTCAATGCGGCTGGTGGGTAG
- a CDS encoding YbaY family lipoprotein has product MSKRVFLALAGASLVAATLGSGAGSQAIAQTQPEWHNCLTREVFTPEKQAWCNRWSTLQNGTYIVPLGFGPEPTFETVTLENGQYNRPGELVVSLANEPNWLAFGDIDGDGKDDAAVIFGVNQGGGTNLVTYLAAVMDIDGEAEALRPVALGDRILLNGPTAIENQRINVAQLTQTEVINRSFVVDGGSLSELAQLPSPERAEVPDGTVVFSQTTTHAVRVFTRDGLPYINLFNRTSGRQELNGVRAIAVSSVEGMVFMTSGSTAQGQPAVRVSLSPDGSQTFEVNDTVQTNSASVTGTVTYLPRIAMPSNAVLEVSLLDVSRADAPAITLASQSMVFGERQVPIPFELVYNPDQIDARFSYAVQARILVDGELRFINTSRFAVITQGNPTEVEVRVDPVSR; this is encoded by the coding sequence ATGAGCAAACGAGTATTTTTGGCGCTGGCGGGGGCTAGCCTGGTGGCTGCAACCCTGGGCAGCGGGGCAGGAAGTCAGGCGATCGCGCAGACCCAGCCCGAGTGGCACAACTGCCTCACCCGCGAAGTGTTTACTCCCGAGAAACAGGCCTGGTGCAACCGCTGGAGCACGCTGCAAAACGGCACCTACATCGTGCCCCTGGGCTTTGGCCCCGAACCTACATTTGAAACCGTGACCCTCGAAAACGGCCAGTACAATCGCCCTGGCGAGCTGGTGGTGAGCCTGGCCAACGAGCCTAACTGGCTGGCCTTTGGCGATATCGATGGCGACGGCAAGGACGATGCCGCCGTGATCTTTGGCGTCAACCAGGGGGGCGGCACCAACCTGGTCACCTACCTGGCGGCGGTAATGGATATCGACGGCGAGGCCGAGGCGCTGCGGCCCGTGGCCCTGGGCGATCGCATTCTGCTCAACGGCCCCACCGCCATTGAAAATCAGCGGATCAACGTGGCTCAGCTGACCCAAACCGAGGTGATCAACCGCAGCTTTGTGGTCGATGGCGGCAGCCTCAGCGAGCTGGCCCAGCTGCCCAGCCCCGAGCGGGCTGAGGTGCCCGACGGCACCGTGGTCTTTTCGCAAACCACAACCCATGCCGTGCGGGTGTTTACCCGCGATGGCCTGCCCTACATCAATCTGTTCAACCGGACCAGCGGACGGCAGGAGCTGAATGGCGTGCGGGCGATCGCGGTCAGTTCCGTAGAGGGCATGGTCTTTATGACCTCTGGCTCCACCGCCCAGGGGCAGCCCGCCGTGCGGGTCAGCCTTTCCCCCGATGGCAGCCAAACCTTTGAGGTCAACGACACCGTGCAAACCAACTCCGCCAGCGTGACCGGCACCGTCACCTACCTGCCCCGCATTGCCATGCCCTCCAACGCCGTGCTGGAGGTTAGCCTGCTGGATGTCAGCCGGGCCGACGCCCCCGCCATTACCCTGGCCTCTCAAAGTATGGTGTTTGGCGAGCGTCAGGTGCCCATCCCCTTTGAGCTGGTGTACAACCCCGACCAGATCGACGCCCGCTTTTCCTACGCGGTGCAGGCCCGCATTCTCGTCGATGGAGAGCTGCGGTTTATCAATACCAGCCGGTTTGCGGTGATTACCCAGGGCAATCCGACCGAGGTAGAGGTCAGGGTCGATCCGGTATCGCGATAG
- a CDS encoding DUF1517 domain-containing protein: protein MQVTPSVKRLWLMISATAVLIALVVYLGVVPVVKGQPVFLKTAETQWLRDGLLPQGAIAEQAVSGGMSRGGSFSQPAPAPSAPRSLPPSGGGYGGGYGGYGGYGYRSAPGPVIVPYPTYNPAPVYVDSGDDGGELFFIIVVLGFILLPIVFSYIQSSRREGPAATGSQSELLNDIVTVTRLQVALLAGARELQGQLDRIALEADLSTSAGLAAQLRATALALLRHPDYWTHVGADSQTVAGREKAAELFERLSIQERSKFAVETLVNVGGEVQRRAMPTAPSDEVASHIVVTLLLGTADDRPLFKSVNSVADLNAVLQRLGSISPAYLLVYELLWTPQDPSDSLSADELIANYPDLVTL from the coding sequence ATGCAGGTAACCCCTAGCGTTAAGCGGCTGTGGTTAATGATTTCAGCGACCGCCGTGCTGATTGCCCTGGTGGTTTATCTGGGGGTGGTGCCCGTGGTGAAGGGGCAGCCAGTGTTCTTGAAAACGGCAGAAACCCAGTGGCTGAGGGATGGGCTGCTGCCCCAGGGGGCGATCGCAGAACAGGCAGTCAGCGGCGGCATGAGTCGGGGCGGCTCGTTCAGTCAGCCAGCACCAGCCCCATCGGCTCCCCGCAGCCTGCCCCCCAGTGGCGGGGGCTATGGCGGTGGGTATGGCGGTTACGGCGGCTATGGCTACCGCTCGGCTCCCGGCCCGGTAATTGTGCCCTATCCCACCTACAATCCGGCTCCGGTCTATGTCGACTCGGGTGACGATGGCGGCGAGCTGTTCTTCATCATTGTGGTGCTGGGGTTCATTCTGCTGCCCATCGTCTTCAGCTATATCCAGAGCAGCCGCAGGGAAGGTCCGGCAGCGACGGGCAGCCAGAGCGAATTGCTCAACGATATTGTCACGGTAACGCGTCTGCAGGTGGCGCTCCTGGCCGGGGCGCGAGAACTTCAAGGCCAGCTCGATCGCATTGCCCTGGAGGCCGACCTCTCCACCTCGGCAGGGCTGGCTGCCCAGCTGCGCGCCACCGCGCTGGCCCTACTGCGCCATCCCGACTACTGGACCCACGTGGGGGCCGACTCGCAAACCGTCGCCGGGCGGGAGAAAGCAGCAGAATTGTTTGAGCGCCTCTCCATTCAAGAGCGCAGCAAGTTTGCGGTTGAAACCCTGGTCAACGTGGGTGGCGAGGTGCAGCGGCGGGCCATGCCCACTGCACCCAGCGATGAGGTGGCCTCGCACATTGTGGTGACGCTGCTGCTGGGCACGGCAGACGATCGCCCCCTGTTTAAGTCCGTCAACTCGGTGGCCGATCTCAATGCCGTTCTACAGCGCTTGGGCTCTATTTCGCCCGCCTACCTGCTGGTGTATGAGCTGCTGTGGACACCCCAGGACCCCAGCGACAGCCTCAGCGCCGATGAGCTGATCGCCAACTACCCCGACCTGGTAACGCTGTAG
- a CDS encoding L,D-transpeptidase, whose product MLSPQRHWLKRFEVGIFLGLIVSGATLFCTPAAGPALALTTEEIAAQVERLQQSEERWLQIDLSSQRLFAWAGGTPVYAVIVSTGKPSTPTVTGVFAIQSMHRLARMRGADYDVPNVPWTMYFYRGYAIHGTYWHHNFGTPVSHGCVNVAVDHAQWLFNWADVGTPVVVQP is encoded by the coding sequence ATGTTAAGCCCTCAACGGCATTGGCTCAAGCGATTCGAGGTCGGTATTTTTTTAGGGTTAATAGTTAGTGGCGCTACGTTATTTTGCACCCCAGCGGCAGGGCCTGCCCTAGCCCTCACAACTGAAGAAATTGCCGCTCAGGTTGAACGATTGCAACAATCGGAGGAACGCTGGTTACAGATAGATCTGTCGAGCCAGCGGTTGTTCGCATGGGCAGGCGGTACCCCAGTCTATGCGGTTATTGTTTCGACGGGGAAGCCATCGACACCAACAGTGACAGGAGTGTTTGCAATTCAGTCCATGCATCGGTTGGCTAGAATGCGTGGCGCAGACTATGATGTGCCCAATGTTCCATGGACCATGTATTTTTATCGGGGATACGCGATTCATGGGACTTACTGGCATCATAATTTTGGTACACCTGTGAGCCATGGGTGTGTCAATGTTGCAGTTGATCATGCTCAGTGGTTGTTCAATTGGGCAGATGTGGGAACACCCGTTGTAGTTCAGCCTTAA
- a CDS encoding pentapeptide repeat-containing protein, with the protein MTQPVADISTAVALLQTYAAGRRDFANLVLSAVDLAGVDLKGADLSYADLSGSDLTGVNLRGVDLSYANLSEADLSGADLRGAMLIGTNLRTATLTGAVLTAADYDPHDTHFPEGFDPVQAGLKSDR; encoded by the coding sequence ATGACTCAGCCTGTCGCCGACATTTCCACCGCCGTTGCCCTGCTGCAAACCTACGCCGCCGGGCGGCGCGACTTCGCCAACCTGGTGCTCTCCGCCGTAGACCTGGCCGGGGTAGACCTCAAAGGGGCCGACCTCAGCTACGCCGATCTGAGCGGCAGCGACCTCACTGGGGTCAACCTGCGCGGGGTAGACCTGAGCTACGCCAACCTATCCGAGGCCGACCTGTCTGGGGCCGACCTGCGCGGAGCAATGCTGATTGGCACCAATCTGCGAACAGCAACGCTTACCGGGGCGGTGCTGACCGCTGCCGACTACGACCCTCACGACACTCACTTTCCCGAAGGGTTTGACCCGGTGCAGGCGGGGTTGAAAAGCGATCGCTAG
- a CDS encoding Hsp20/alpha crystallin family protein: protein MIIRRYLDPITEINAIRRQINDVFGDLTSEALTKSDWAPAIRLVDHGNEFVLTAHLVGVTAADLDVQVTADSVSVAGIRKAPAAPAEEGAQVLYDDTRYGSFQRLVNLPDAVQNDKVEADFAHGVLTLTLPKVVEARNKVVKISLGGAEAPAIESGEA from the coding sequence ATGATTATTCGCCGCTACCTAGACCCCATCACCGAAATCAACGCCATTCGCCGTCAGATCAACGATGTGTTTGGCGACCTCACCAGTGAAGCGCTGACCAAGAGCGATTGGGCTCCTGCCATTCGCCTGGTTGACCACGGCAACGAGTTTGTGCTGACTGCTCACCTGGTGGGTGTCACCGCTGCCGACCTCGACGTGCAGGTGACCGCTGACAGCGTATCCGTCGCTGGCATTCGCAAAGCTCCCGCCGCCCCGGCCGAAGAGGGGGCCCAGGTGCTCTACGACGACACCCGCTACGGCAGCTTCCAGCGCCTGGTCAACCTGCCCGACGCCGTTCAAAACGACAAGGTTGAGGCCGACTTTGCCCACGGCGTGCTGACCCTGACCCTGCCCAAGGTGGTCGAGGCCCGCAACAAGGTGGTCAAAATTAGTCTCGGCGGTGCCGAAGCTCCCGCCATTGAATCAGGCGAGGCCTAA
- a CDS encoding DUF2283 domain-containing protein: MQITYDPDRDILQIAFNQREVGETARISPNLILDYDDDGLVVGLELREASRRVDSPLSVTFTVGDADLEKPQP; this comes from the coding sequence ATGCAGATTACCTACGACCCCGATCGCGACATCCTGCAAATTGCCTTCAACCAGCGCGAAGTTGGTGAAACCGCCCGCATTTCGCCCAACCTCATTCTCGATTACGACGATGACGGTTTAGTGGTTGGGCTAGAGCTGCGCGAGGCCTCGCGGCGGGTAGACAGCCCCCTTTCGGTCACCTTTACCGTGGGCGACGCCGATCTCGAAAAGCCGCAGCCCTGA
- a CDS encoding glycosyltransferase has translation MVATVGLAAAIVLAWFAGEARVTRIFAQLQMLQSQPPMWLEVPMVTAQYLLAPTMVLLLLAYAITRISPRPQTWSRCIVVGILLTLVLRYLVWRCLSTLNLASPLEGTLSLGLLGMELFGLITSIIQLVLLLWVRDRRPQADQLQQAVIGGRYQPWVDVFVPTYDEPAFILRRTVIGCQAMTYPRKTIYLLDDTRRPEIKALAEELGCHYITRPSNDHAKAGNLNHAMGQTQGELIASFDADFVPTQNFLCRTVGFFQRTSVGLVQTPQSFYNADPIARNLGLEGVLTPEEEVFYRQIQPMRDGVGSVVCSGTSFVVRRSALESSGGFVTESLSEDYFTSVRLAAQGNEVIYLDEKLSAGLAAEDIAAHATQRLRWARGTLQAFFIDSNPLTIPGLTPMQRLGHLEGLLHWFSSIPRIGFLLMPLAYSFLDVIPIQATTQELLYYFVPYYLVQLTVFAWLNERSRSALLSDIYSLVLVFPLAATVVQAMVNPFSRGFKVTPKGTSNQRYQFNWKLGWPLVLLFGLTAISLWRNLGLCLMAGWGTNAAYGLTYRGLALGWIWSAYNLAMIAVALLILLDVPRPDSHLWFDLRRVIKLSPRSLGPTSAQPPTPDASASLAQTWWGVTTALSEVGLEVTLTQQVSPARPLGVGMAIELEIVEEAIALEGIITAVDDRDDCPHLRVQFAPLTPASYRALVTTLFCRPGQWKRWNSPGELRSLWLLLRVLLWPRRFHPHRARALPVVKG, from the coding sequence ATGGTGGCGACCGTTGGGTTGGCGGCAGCCATCGTGCTGGCCTGGTTCGCCGGGGAGGCGCGCGTCACCAGAATTTTTGCCCAGCTCCAGATGTTGCAGAGCCAGCCGCCCATGTGGCTGGAGGTGCCCATGGTGACGGCCCAGTACCTGCTGGCCCCAACCATGGTGCTGCTGCTGCTGGCCTACGCCATTACCCGCATTTCGCCCCGGCCCCAGACCTGGTCGCGGTGCATTGTGGTGGGCATCTTGCTCACCCTGGTCCTGCGCTACCTGGTCTGGCGCTGTCTCTCGACGTTGAATCTGGCCTCGCCCCTGGAGGGCACCCTTAGCCTGGGGCTGCTGGGGATGGAGCTGTTTGGCCTGATCACCAGCATTATTCAGCTGGTGCTGCTGCTGTGGGTGCGCGATCGCAGGCCCCAGGCGGACCAACTCCAGCAGGCGGTGATCGGTGGTCGCTATCAGCCCTGGGTGGATGTATTTGTGCCCACCTACGACGAACCGGCCTTTATTCTGCGCCGCACTGTCATTGGCTGCCAGGCCATGACCTACCCGCGCAAAACCATCTACCTGCTCGATGACACCCGCCGCCCCGAGATCAAAGCCCTGGCCGAGGAGTTGGGGTGCCACTACATCACCCGCCCCAGCAACGACCACGCCAAGGCGGGCAACCTTAACCACGCCATGGGCCAAACCCAGGGCGAGCTAATTGCCTCCTTCGACGCCGACTTTGTGCCCACCCAAAATTTTCTCTGCCGCACGGTAGGCTTTTTTCAGCGGACCAGCGTGGGCCTGGTGCAAACCCCCCAGAGCTTCTACAACGCCGACCCGATCGCCCGTAACCTGGGCCTGGAGGGGGTGCTCACCCCGGAAGAAGAGGTGTTTTACCGTCAGATTCAGCCCATGCGCGACGGGGTGGGCAGCGTGGTGTGTTCGGGCACCTCCTTTGTGGTGCGGCGCAGCGCCCTTGAAAGCAGCGGCGGCTTTGTCACCGAGTCGCTGAGCGAAGACTACTTTACCTCGGTGCGCCTGGCCGCCCAGGGCAACGAGGTGATCTACCTGGACGAAAAGCTCAGCGCCGGACTGGCCGCCGAAGATATTGCCGCCCACGCCACCCAGCGGCTGCGCTGGGCCAGGGGCACCCTACAGGCCTTCTTTATTGACTCCAACCCGCTGACGATTCCGGGGCTCACCCCCATGCAGCGGCTGGGCCACCTGGAGGGGCTGCTGCACTGGTTTAGCAGCATTCCCCGCATCGGCTTTTTGCTGATGCCCTTGGCCTACTCGTTTCTTGACGTGATTCCCATTCAGGCGACAACCCAGGAGTTGCTCTACTACTTTGTGCCCTACTACCTGGTGCAGCTGACGGTGTTTGCCTGGCTGAACGAGCGATCGCGATCGGCCCTGCTGTCCGATATCTACTCCCTGGTGCTGGTGTTTCCCCTGGCAGCCACGGTGGTCCAGGCCATGGTCAACCCCTTCTCGCGGGGGTTTAAGGTCACGCCCAAGGGTACCTCCAACCAGCGGTACCAGTTCAATTGGAAACTGGGCTGGCCGCTGGTGCTGCTGTTTGGGCTCACCGCCATCAGCCTGTGGCGCAACCTGGGCCTTTGCCTAATGGCCGGCTGGGGCACCAACGCCGCCTACGGCCTCACCTACCGGGGACTGGCCCTGGGCTGGATTTGGAGCGCGTACAACCTGGCGATGATCGCCGTTGCCCTGCTGATTTTGCTAGATGTGCCCCGGCCCGATTCCCACCTGTGGTTTGACCTGCGCCGGGTGATCAAACTCTCCCCCCGCAGCCTGGGACCGACCTCGGCGCAGCCCCCCACTCCTGACGCCTCCGCCTCCCTGGCACAAACCTGGTGGGGCGTGACCACCGCCCTGTCGGAGGTTGGACTGGAGGTCACCCTCACCCAGCAGGTGTCCCCAGCCCGGCCCCTGGGGGTGGGAATGGCCATAGAACTAGAAATTGTCGAGGAGGCGATCGCCCTGGAGGGCATCATCACCGCCGTCGACGACAGAGACGATTGTCCTCACCTGCGGGTGCAGTTTGCGCCCCTCACCCCGGCCAGCTACCGGGCGCTGGTCACAACCCTGTTCTGCCGTCCCGGCCAGTGGAAGCGCTGGAACAGCCCCGGCGAGCTGCGATCGCTCTGGCTGCTGCTGCGGGTGCTGCTGTGGCCCCGCCGGTTTCACCCCCACCGAGCCAGGGCGTTGCCAGTGGTCAAAGGGTAG
- a CDS encoding NACHT domain-containing protein: MVSSSLRSLMPGQPPTADLRVLAKTVGQQIAAHRQGLPLVASRRNIPMNYRVWGLQFGRQENQVLTSVEAIADLFQRDGIDGRLLVVGEAGVGKTHTLLAVGERLLKRGEPVPVLIDGSAWAGETMREWLIAILWRDYRVAKSTAASWVDNARLTLLVDGFDHLPTQQQRKFAVALEALLRTNPNQTALLCCRRQVMESLGLTFDQFNGGIHIIPLAAQQVKDYVLAQNCPDLWPTIKGSKVLQQLARLPLNLTLLVAMQHPPAPPIRDRADLVQRYLDHGLAQTQGNPAQHRATLGWLAQQLETRPRLFYLDDLQRTWLPDPRQLLYRLLVGLAITLVIGLVGGNLLLGLAVGLLLSQIDLENFTYFRLGLAIAPLGGLVPLALTSGLLGLGLGLGLGAIAALLLTPFGLGGPGFGWAGALGAVMGWSLGLVGLLHSGQAGSIQSRQVPNQDVGLALRNTVILVAVLGLLVILFLLLPAVASGQPPLALLPLSRARLVIAGLVAAVLWLSFTLQQGLVRLLLSERRGLPLAARPWLDAMVAAGLLRRVGGGYGFGHDLLRQGLLPTEPK; this comes from the coding sequence ATGGTTTCCAGTTCCCTGCGATCGCTGATGCCTGGCCAACCCCCAACGGCTGACCTGCGGGTGCTGGCGAAGACCGTGGGCCAGCAGATTGCGGCCCATCGCCAGGGGCTGCCGCTGGTCGCCTCCCGCCGCAATATCCCAATGAACTATCGGGTCTGGGGGCTACAGTTTGGCCGCCAAGAAAACCAGGTGTTGACCTCTGTAGAGGCGATCGCCGACCTGTTTCAGCGCGACGGCATCGACGGGCGGCTGCTGGTGGTCGGGGAGGCGGGGGTCGGCAAAACCCACACCCTGCTGGCGGTAGGCGAACGGCTCCTCAAGCGCGGCGAGCCGGTGCCCGTGCTGATCGATGGCTCCGCCTGGGCGGGGGAAACCATGCGCGAGTGGCTGATTGCCATCCTGTGGCGCGACTATCGTGTGGCCAAGTCCACCGCCGCCAGCTGGGTGGACAATGCCCGCCTCACCCTGCTGGTCGATGGCTTTGACCACCTGCCCACCCAGCAACAGCGCAAGTTTGCCGTCGCCCTGGAGGCACTCCTGCGCACCAACCCCAACCAGACCGCGCTGCTCTGCTGCCGTCGCCAGGTAATGGAGTCGCTGGGGCTAACCTTTGATCAGTTCAACGGCGGCATTCACATCATTCCGCTGGCGGCGCAGCAGGTCAAAGACTACGTGCTGGCCCAGAACTGTCCCGACCTCTGGCCCACAATCAAGGGCAGCAAAGTGCTGCAACAGCTGGCCCGACTGCCCCTCAACCTGACCCTGCTGGTGGCGATGCAGCATCCGCCAGCGCCCCCCATTCGCGATCGCGCCGACCTGGTGCAGCGATACCTCGACCATGGCCTGGCCCAGACCCAGGGCAACCCGGCTCAGCACCGGGCCACCCTGGGCTGGCTGGCCCAGCAGCTGGAGACTCGCCCGCGCCTGTTTTACCTCGACGACCTGCAGCGCACCTGGCTGCCCGATCCCCGCCAGCTGCTGTACCGGCTGCTGGTGGGGCTGGCCATTACCCTGGTGATCGGGCTGGTGGGCGGCAACCTGCTGCTGGGGCTGGCGGTGGGGCTGCTGCTCTCGCAGATTGACCTGGAGAATTTCACCTATTTTCGCCTGGGGCTCGCGATCGCCCCCCTGGGCGGCCTGGTGCCCCTGGCGTTGACCAGCGGCTTGCTGGGGCTGGGGCTGGGGCTGGGGCTGGGGGCGATCGCGGCGCTGCTGCTGACGCCCTTTGGCCTGGGCGGGCCTGGGTTTGGCTGGGCGGGGGCGCTGGGGGCGGTGATGGGCTGGAGCCTGGGACTGGTGGGGCTGCTGCACAGCGGGCAGGCCGGGTCCATCCAGAGTCGCCAGGTGCCCAACCAGGACGTGGGGTTGGCCCTGCGCAACACGGTGATTTTGGTGGCGGTGCTGGGGCTGCTGGTCATTCTCTTCCTGCTGCTGCCAGCGGTGGCGAGCGGCCAGCCGCCCCTGGCGCTATTGCCCCTTAGCCGGGCGCGGCTGGTGATAGCAGGGCTGGTGGCGGCGGTGCTGTGGCTATCGTTTACCCTGCAGCAGGGGCTGGTGCGGCTGTTGCTGAGTGAGCGGCGAGGCTTGCCCCTGGCCGCCCGCCCCTGGCTCGATGCCATGGTGGCGGCGGGGCTGCTGCGGCGCGTAGGGGGCGGCTACGGCTTTGGCCACGACCTGCTGCGCCAGGGGCTGCTCCCGACCGAGCCTAAGTGA
- a CDS encoding rhodanese-like domain-containing protein gives MTFSSAPTPYESFSVEALAQRLAEADPTVQLIDVREPEEVETASLDRFVNLPLSQFATWSETIHNQFEADRETIVLCHHGMRSAQMCGWLAQQGFTQLKNVTGGIDAYALRVDRSVPRY, from the coding sequence ATGACCTTTTCCTCTGCCCCTACCCCCTACGAGTCCTTTAGCGTTGAGGCCCTGGCCCAGCGCCTGGCTGAGGCCGACCCCACGGTGCAGCTGATTGACGTTCGCGAGCCGGAGGAGGTCGAAACCGCCAGTCTGGACAGGTTTGTCAACCTGCCCCTGAGCCAGTTTGCCACCTGGTCCGAAACCATTCACAACCAGTTTGAGGCCGATCGCGAGACCATTGTGCTCTGTCACCACGGCATGCGATCGGCCCAGATGTGCGGTTGGCTGGCCCAGCAGGGCTTCACCCAGCTCAAGAATGTGACCGGCGGCATCGACGCCTATGCCCTGAGGGTCGATCGATCGGTGCCCCGTTACTAG